A region from the Triticum urartu cultivar G1812 chromosome 1, Tu2.1, whole genome shotgun sequence genome encodes:
- the LOC125532863 gene encoding SKP1-like protein 4, with protein sequence MAISSRNTVTLRSSHGEEFVVQADTIAAASALIKQTMEKDCAASVIPLPQVTGRILARVVDYCNRHYADADAAAYAYASPFLVDPDLERFDTDFVSGIDQDTLFMLLLAAKDLDVEGLLNLACKTVADQMRGKTVEGMRAHFGIVNDYTPEEEAELRRELSWAL encoded by the coding sequence ATGGCGATTAGCAGCCGCAACACGGTCACCCTCCGCAGCTCCCACGGCGAGGAGTTCGTTGTCCAAGCGGACACGATCGCGGCGGCGTCGGCGCTGATCAAGCAAACGATGGAGAAGGACTGCGCCGCCAGCGTGATCCCGCTACCCCAGGTGACCGGCCGCATCCTCGCCCGCGTCGTCGACTACTGCAATCGCCATTACGCCGACGCCGACGCGGCCGCGTACGCGTACGCCAGTCCCTTCTTGGTCGACCCCGACCTGGAGCGCTTCGACACCGACTTCGTCAGCGGCATCGACCAGGACACGCTCTTCATGCTCCTCCTCGCCGCCAAAGACCTCGACGTAGAGGGGCTCCTGAACCTGGCGTGCAAGACGGTGGCCGACCAGATGAGGGGCAAGACGGTCGAGGGCATGCGCGCACACTTCGGCATCGTCAATGACTACACCCCGGAGGAGGAGGCTGAGCTCCGCAGGGAACTTTCATGGGCGTTGTAG
- the LOC125512180 gene encoding serine/threonine-protein phosphatase 6 regulatory ankyrin repeat subunit B has protein sequence MDDTAAIHFASQKGHLEVVRELLASGASVKAKNRKGFTALHFAAQNSHLDLVKYLVRRGVDITTKTNAGQTALHVAENDDVRAFLKECEQSLKKGVELPSEKKDDSVAEKADDGKVSGEARKDGVDAEQGEKRKSEEIGAGTRPPEVKKAKVSLSHLENDMEEEDEADD, from the coding sequence ATGGATGACACCGCCGCGATCCATTTTGCTTCCCAGAAAGGTCATTTGGAAGTGGTGCGTGAGCTGCTGGCGTCGGGGGCCTCTGTGAAAGCAAAGAACAGGAAAGGCTTCACGGCGTTGCACTTTGCTGCTCAGAACTCCCACCTGGATCTTGTGAAGTATTTAGTGAGGAGGGGCGTGGACATCACAACAAAGACAAATGCAGGGCAAACGGCTCTACATGTTGCAGAGAATGATGACGTTCGTGCTTTCCTGAAAGAGTGTGAGCAGTCACTGAAGAAGGGAGTGGAGCTACCATCTGAGAAGAAGGATGATTCTGTAGCTGAGAAGGCTGATGATGGCAAGGTCTCAGGTGAAGCTAGAAAAGATGGTGTTGATGCCGAGCAGGGCGAGAAGAGGAAGAGTGAGGAGATTGGTGCTGGGACGAGGCCGCCGGAGGTGAAGAAGGCCAAAGTTTCACTTTCGCATCTTGAAAACGACATGGAAGAAGAGGATGAAGCAGACGACTAG
- the LOC125512172 gene encoding ATP-dependent Clp protease proteolytic subunit 4, chloroplastic, whose product MAATSASAGASLSVTAAAHRLRHRQLCACARGPATRPHPLLKLNRRSYAVAASSAAAMSPLSLWEGQGIRAELDAPGGVASGDVMGLLLRERIIFLGNEIEDFLADAVVSQLLLLDAMDSESDIRLFVNSPGGSLSATMAIFDVMQLVRADVSTIGMGIAGSTASIILGGGAKGKRFAMPNTRIMMHQPVGGASGQALDVEVQAKEILASKRNVIRLISGFTGRTLEQVEKDIDRDRYMGPLEAVDYGIIDGVIDEDSIMPLEPVPERVKPKYNYEEMYKDPQKFLTPHVPDDEIY is encoded by the exons ATGGCGGCCACCAGCGCGAGTGCCGGTGCCTCCCTCTCCGTCACGGCTGCCGCTCACCGCCTCAGGCACCGGCAGCTATGCGCTTGCGCACGTGGGCCCGCGACGCGACCGCATCCCCTCCTCAAGCTGAACCGCCGCAGCTACGCGGTCGCGGCGTCGTCGGCGGCGGCCATGTCTCCTCTGTCCCTGTGGGAAGGCCAAGGCATCCGGGCGGAGTTGGATGCGCCGGGAGGAGTTGCCAGCGGTGACGTCATGGGCCTTCTTCTCCGGGAGCGCATCATCTTCCTCGGCAACGAGATCGAGGACTTCCTCGCCGACGCCGTCGTCAGCCAGCTCCTCCTCCTCGACGCCATGGACTCCGAGTCTGACATCCGGCTCTTCGTCAACTCCCCCGGTGGATCACTCAG TGCGACAATGGCTATCTTTGATGTAATGCAGCTGGTGAGGGCAGATGTATCCACTATTGGAATGGGCATAGCTGGATCCACAGCTTCTATAATCCTTGGTGGTGGCGCAAAGGGCAAACGATTCGCCATGCCCAACACCAGGATTATGATGCATCAGCCCGTGGGAGGCGCGAGTGGCCAGGCCTTGGATGTAGAGGTCCAAGCCAAGGAAATTCTGGCTAGCAAGAGGAATGTCATCCGGCTGATTTCAGGCTTCACGGGGCGCACACTGGAGCAGGTAGAGAAAGACATCGATAGGGACCGATACATGGGTCCTCTTGAGGCTGTCGATTATGGGATCATCGATGGCGTGATCGACGAAGACAGCATCATGCCACTTGAGCCGGTTCCGGAGAGGGTGAAGCCTAAGTACAACTACGAGGAAATGTACAAGGACCCTCAGAAGTTCCTTACGCCGCATGTCCCAGACGATGAGATATACTAA
- the LOC125512164 gene encoding uncharacterized protein LOC125512164, translated as MDSFFQRAFGDPMCSEDSNVVQQGIDKCPFLRNINEPTSFSLTSINFPTPATGAKGPIFEDGPNFDTAFRVFHGRDGVVPLSEGAFAHIEKPLPKPAPEFNPLAAKAATISLSGFGGFFSFGDFSNKRNKQNSNKKNPNNLPQNKGQSNNNHEAMSNDWLENGQCPLAKSYRAIGGVVPLVAKLLAPPAGMKLTCPPAIVAARAAISRTAFAKGLRPQPLPTKVVVIALLGMAANVPLGIWREHTTKFSVQWFAAVHAAVPFIGMLRKSILMPKSAMALTIAASILGQTIGSRAERIRLKRAKLAAEGHGHEHATRIEAPVSLKTGSSGAVQLWDPLGLRVKGGVSPALVPTVGAMY; from the exons ATGGATTCCTTTTTCCAAAGAGCTTTCGGCGACCCAATGTGCTCGGAAGACAGTAATGTTGTCCAACAAGGAATTGATAAATGCCCATTCCTGAGGAACATCAACGAGCCTACAAGTTTTTCCTTGACATCCATTAATTTCCCCACTCCG GCAACCGGAGCAAAGGGTCCAATTTTTGAAGACGGGCCCAACTTTGACACGGCATTTCGAGTTTTCCACGGCAGAGACGGGGTTGTTCCACTTTCAGAAGGAGCGTTTGCACATATTGAGAAGCCTCTGCCAAAGCCCGCTCCAGAATTTAACCCCTTGGCAGCCAAAGCAGCTACCATCAGTCTCTCAGGATTCGGAGGCTTTTTCAGCTTCGGTGATTTCTCAAACAAGCGCAATAAGCAGAACTCCAACAAGAAGAATCCCAACAACCTCCCCCAG AATAAAGGCCAGTCTAATAACAATCATGAAGCGATGAGCAATGACTGGCTGGAAAATGGTCAATGCCCTCTTGCAAAGTCATATAGAGCAATTGGTGGAGTCGTGCCTCTTGTCGCAAAGCTGCTGGCGCCCCCAGCTGGTATGAAACTGACGTGCCCTCCTGCAATTGTTGCTGCCCGTGCAGCAATATCCCGCACGGCGTTTGCAAAGGGGCTTCGCCCTCAGCCCCTACCGACAAAAGTAGTGGTGATCGCACTGCTCGGTATGGCAGCCAATGTTCCTCTTGGCATCTGGAGGGAGCACACCACGAAGTTTTCAGTGCAATGGTTTGCGGCGGTCCATGCTGCAGTGCCTTTCATAGGGATGCTGAGGAAGTCCATCCTGATGCCGAAGAGCGCCATGGCCCTTACCATAGCTGCCTCAATATTGGGTCAGACAATTGGTTCAAGAGCTGAACGTATCAGATTGAAGAGGGCAAAATTAGCAGCAGAGGGCCATGGCCATGAACATGCTACCCGGATTGAAGCTCCGGTGAGCCTGAAAACTGGGAGCTCAGGTGCTGTCCAGCTCTGGGACCCGCTCGGCCTTAGGGTCAAAGGCGGCGTGTCTCCAGCCCTGGTTCCGACTGTTGGTGCCATGTATTGA